CGAGGTCGGCGTGACGATCGGCGAGGGCGCCCCGGCGCCGTCGCCCGCGGACATCGAGCTGCTCACGGACGCGTTGGCGGAGCTGGCTTCCGCGGTCCGCGAGCAGCGGGACCCGGATTCCGTGCCGATGCCGGACAACCCCCGCCTCGCCGGGGTGGTGGACCAGCTCGGCTCGACCTTCGACGCGGTCCGCGGGCCGGACCTGGTGGAACGCTCGCCGCTGCGGCTGGTGCGCCGGTTCCTGCCGTACCACCGGCGCACCTGAGCCGGTCCGAAGCGCCCCAATGCCACATTGGGTGCGTGGGACGCACCGAATGTGGCGTTGGGTGCGTGGGATGCACCCAATGCCACATTGGGGCGCAACCGGGCCCAACCTGGAGGCGGAGGGTTACTGCTGTCCGCCGCCCTCGGGCTTCTCGCCGCCTTCGTCGTGCTTGCCGGTGACCTTGCCGAGCAGGTCCTTGGCCTTGTCGACGCCGCCGTCGATCTGCGAATCGTGGCCGCTGACCTTGGACTTCGCGAATTCAGCCGCCTTCTCGAGACCCTGCTCGAGCTTGCCGCTGTTCTCGCGCAGCGCCTCGGTCGCCTTGTTCTTGAGCTCGTCGAAGTTGATGCCCATCGAATGCCTCCCCGGGGTTGGGATTGAGAGGATTCAATCGTCACACACCAGGCGTTCCAGGCAAGTCAAGACACTTCGCCGAGTGCGACGGCCCCGTCCAGGCCGGTGATCCGGCCGCCGCGTTCGCCGAGCGCGACGAGGCCTTCGCGGGCGTCGGCGGCGGTGAGATCGATGCGGACGCCGGACAACGCCGCGTCGCGGGCCGCTTCCAGCGCGAGGGCGCCTTCGTGACCTGCGTTGATGGTCGCGGCGAGGCCTCCGGTCGAGGCGAGCGAACCGCGGGCCGCGCCGAGGCGGCCGAGTGCGTCGTCGACGATCGGGAGCAGGGCGTCGCGGTTGCCTTCGGTCATCGCGCGCACCAGGTCCGGCGACGATCCGGCCACGCGGGTGCCGTCGCGGAACGAACCGGCGGCCAGCGACATCGCGAGCGGGCCGCCCTGCGCGCCGACCGAGGCGAGGATCGCGGCGAACAGGTGCGGCAGGTGCGAGATCCGGGCGACCGTCTCGTCGTGCGAATCGGCGGGCAGCGGCACGGCGTGCGCGCCGACGTCCAGAACGAGCCGGGTGACCTCGGCCCACGCCGTGAGGTCGGTTTCCTCTTCGACGCCGACGACCCACGCCGCGTCGCGGAAGAGCATCGTGTCGCCGGCCAGCCAGCCGGAGTGCGAGGTGCCCGCCATCGGATGCCCGCCGACGTAGCGCGTGTACGGCGCGCGCCTGCGGACGGCGTCGAGCATCGGGCCCTTCACGCTGACCACGTCGGTCAGGAGGCAGTGCGACGCGTGTTGCGCGACTTGGCGCAGCAGGTTCTCCACCGCGGGCAGCGGCACCGCGATGACCACGATCGCGTCCGCGGCCGCCGCGCGTTGCAGGGCGGCTTCGGCGTCGGTGGTGACGTCGTAGCCGCCGCGGCTCGCCGCGTCAGCGTCCACTTCGGACACTGTGGTTCCCCATACGGTCCTGCCGCTCGCCGCGGCGGCTCGCAGCAGCGATCCGCCGATGAGCCCGAGCCCGATTACGCATACGTCTCGCACGGGGCCATCCTGCCAGTGCGCGCAAGCGGCTACAGGATCGCGGCCAGCCGGGTGCCCTGGTCGATCGCCCGTTTGGCGTCGAGTTCGCGGGCTTCGTCGGCCCCGCCGACGAGGTGCACCGGCACGTCGCCGAGCGCGTCGGCGAGTTCCCGCACGGATTCCTGGCCAGCGCAGACCACGACGGTGTCGACCTCAAGCAGCCGCGGTTTCCCGTCGACCGTGAGGTGCAGACCGGCGTCGTCGATCCGGTCGTAGGAGACGCCGCTGATCTTTTCCACGCCCTTCGCGCGCAGGGCCGCGCGGTGCACCCAGCCGGACGTCTTGCCGAGCCCGGCCCCGATCGGCGACTTCTTGCGCTGCAGCAGGTAGACCTGCCGCGGCGACGGTTCCGGCTTCGGCTTCGCCAGTCCGCCGGGCGCGAGCGCGGGATCGGTGACGCCCCATTCGGCCATCCAGGCGTCGCGATCCAACGCGGGCGACGAACTGTGCGTGAGGAATTCGCTGACGTCCACGCCGATGCCGCCCGCGCCGATCACCGCGACGCGTTCGCCGACCGGTTTGCCGTGCCGCACGACGTCGACGTACGAGAGCACCTTCGGATGGTCGATCCCGGGCAGCGCCGGGACCCGCGGCGTGACGCCGGTGGCCAGCACGACCTCGTCGAACCCGGTCAGGTCGGCGGCGGTCGCCCGGGTGCCGAGCCGCACCTTGACGCCGGTGACCTCCAGCCGCCGGGTGTAGTACCGGATGGTCTCGGCGAACTCCTCCTTGCCCGGAATCCGTTGCGCGATCCCGAACTGGCCGCCGATTTCGTCGTCGGCCTCGAACAGTTCGACGTCGTGTCCGCGTTCGCCGAGCGCGGTCGCGGTGGCGAGCCCGGCCGGCCCGGCCCCGACGACGGCGATCCGCTTGACCCGCCGGGCCGGCAGGAGATTCAGCGTCGTCTCGTGCCCGGCCCGCGGATTCACCATGCAGGACACCGGTTTCCGGCTGAACGCGTGGTCGAGGCAGGCCTGGTTGCACGCGATGCAGGTGTTGATCTCGTCCGTGCGGCCGGTTTCGGCCTTGCGGATCCAGTCCGGGTCGGCGAGCAGCGGCCGGGCCATCGAGACCAGGTCCGCGTCGCCGTCCGCGAGCGCTTGCTCCGCGACGTGCGGCAGGTTGATCCGGTTGGAGGTCACCACCGGCACCGAAACGTGCGGCTTCAGCTTGCCGGTGACCCAGGTGAACGCGCCACGCGGCACCGACGTGACGATCGTCGGCACGCGCGCTTCGTGCCAGCCGATGCCGGTGTTGATGATCGTGGCCCCGGCCGCCTCGACGTCGCGGGCCAGCGCGACGACGTCGCCCCAGCTCTGTCCGCCTTCGACGAGGTCGAGCATGGACAGCCGGTAAATGATGATGAAGTTCGGCCCGACCTTTTCCCTGGTACGGCGGACAATCTCGACGGCGAACCTGCGGCGCTTCTCCGCGGTGCCGCCCCACGCGTCGGTGCGCCGATTGGTGCGTTCGGCGAGGAACTGGTTGATCAGATAGCCCTCGGAACCCATGATCTCGACGCCGTCGTACCCGGCGTCGCGGGCCAGCGCCGCGCAATCGGCGAACGCGCGAATGGTGCGGTGCACGCCGTACGAGGTGAGCGCGCGCGGGCGGAACGGGTTGATCGGCGCTTTGCGGCTCGACGCGGAAACGCTCAGCGGGTGGTAGGCGTAGCGGCCGGCGTGCAGAATCTGCAGCGCGATCTTGCCGCCCTCCGCGTGCACCGCGCTCGTCAGCAGTTGGTGCTGCTTCGCCTCGGCGGGCGTGGACAGCTTCGAGGCCAACGGCAACAGCCAGCCGGTGCGGTTCGGCGCGAACCCGCCGGTGACGATCAGCCCGACCCCGCCGCGCGCGCGTTCGGCGTAATACTCGGCCAGCTGCGGAAAACGGGACGCCCGGTCCTCCAGACCGGTGTGCATCGAGCCCATCAGGACGCGGTTGCGCAGCGTCGTGAAGCCGAGATCGAGCGGGGACAGCAGGTTCGGGTACTCGGTCATCGTCCGTCCTTCTGGTCGGCCCGCAACGCGGTCAGGATTTCTTCCAGCCACTCGACCTGGCCTTCTTCGACCCGGATTCCGCCGCGCAGCACGAGGTACTGGTGCAGCGAACGGCCGCGGAGCCGGTCCGGGGCGGGGAAGTCACGCTTCTCGATCTGGTGGTACAGCTCGAGCCGCTCGGCGTGCGCGTCGCGGTGCCGGGTGATCTCGGCGGCGACCGCTTCGGGGTCGCCGAACGACGCCCCGCGCAGCTTCACCGCCAGCTCTTGCGGCCCAGCCTGCGGAGAGGGTTCAGCGAGCCAACGCCGCAACTCGACCCGGCCCGGCTCCGCGACGGTGTAGACCTTCTTGTCCGGCCGCCCGTCCTGAACCACGACGTCGACCGCGACCTGACCGGCCTCCTCCATCCGCTTCAGCACGCGGTAAATCTGCTGGTGAGAGGCACTCCAGAACAGCCCGATGGACTTCTCGAACCGGCGCGCCAGCTCGTACCCCGAGCCGGAGCGTTCCGAGAGCGAGACGAGGATCGCGTGCTCCAGTGCCATGCCGGACAGTGTCATATGCAACTAGGTGCAGTGCAACTGAGTGCAATCCAGGTCACCCGCAGAGGGGGCAAAACGGGTCGATCCACCCCGCGGAAAGAACCAAGATGGAGGGGTGGATCCGGTTCTCGAACTGCTCGCCGCCCGTATCGCCGAAGGCAGCGTGCCCGGGCGGCGGACGGACGGCCGTCGGCTCGCGCTCGCCGTCGAGGGCGGGAGCAGTCGGGGCACGTATTCGAGCGGGATGGTGCTCGCGCTGGAAGAACTCGGGGCCGCACTGGCCTTCGACGACGTTTACGGGGCCTCCGCCGGTGCGCTGAACGCCGCGTGGTTGTTGTGCGGGCGCTCGCGGACCGGCGTGCGGACCTGGTGGAACCCGGCTGTCATGCGGCGGATCATCAACCCCTTGCACACCCTTCGCGGGCGCGCGGTGATCGATCTCGAGTATCTCGTCCACCAGGTCTACTCGGTCCTCGAACCGATGGATTTCCCCGCGATCCTGGCGAATCCGGTCGGCTTCCATCCGCTCGCCACCGACGCCGACACCGGTGAGTCGACCGATCTGCGGCCGTTCATCGAGGACGTCGACGGGATCAAAACGGCGCTCGCGGCGTCGTCGTGCATGCCGGTGCTGGCCGGGCCGCCGATCGCGATGGGCGGGCGGCGGTTCGTGGACGCGGGGATCGCCGAGCCGCTGCCGTTTCGTACCGCGTTGGCGCAGGGGGCGACGGACGTTCTGGTGTTGCGCACCCGGCGCGAGGACGAACATCCGGTGCCGCCGCCGCGCGTGCAGGACGTCGTGGTGCCGCGCTTTCTCCGTCGCCACGCGCCGGGTGCCATCGATGCTTGGCGCACGCAGTATCACCGGGATCTGGAGGACGAACGCCAGTTGCGGGAAGATCCGCGGCTGGCGAGTGTGCGGCCGCCCGCTGGGGCACCGGATGTTGTTGTGCTGGAACGGGATCCGGCGGTGCTGCGCCGTGCGGTGGAATTGGGGCGGGACGCGGTTTACGCGGCGTTGGAGGGCCTGCGCCGGGCGTCCTGAACCGGCCGGGTCCCTCGCAAGAGCTACCCGAGGTGTCCGTTCTCGAGGGATTTCCGCGGTCTCCGTGCTGCCTAGCGTTCGGTGCATCGAGCGAAAGGACGCACTGACATGGATTCCCAGACCGCGAACCCCGCAGTCGGATGGCGGAAGTTCCGTTTTCCGTTGTTGATCGTGGCAATGGCAGCGCTCATGGTGGCCGCCGGAGCGTTGAACTCCGCATTGACCGGCCTCGGGGTGCTGGAGTTCGCGATCGGCGTCGGCACCGCGGCCGCGGCGCTGTGGTGCTATCTCCGGCTGAGCCGGGTCGTGGAGCAGCGGCCGGTCGCCGAGTTGTCGCCCGCCAACGCACGTGCGGGGGTGCTGCGCGGAATGGCGATCGGTGCGGCGGCCTTCGTCGCCACCATGCTGCTGGTACTCATCTTCGGTGGCGTGGACGGGTTTTCCGGCGGTTCGTTCTGGGGTTTCACGGCGACGGCCGGGCTGATGGCGTCCGTCGCGGTGACGGAGGAACTGCTTTTCCGCGGAGTGCTGTTCCGCATCGTCGAACGGTGGCTGGGCACCTGGGGCGCCTTGGCCCTGTCCGCGATCCTCTTCGGTGTCGCGCATCTGGTGAACCCGGGCGCTTCGCTGTGGGGCGCGCTCGCCATCGCGGTCGAGGCTGGCCTCATGCTCGGCGCGGCCTACGTCGCCACCCGCACGCTGTGGCTGCCGATCGGCCTGCATTTCGCGTGGAATCTCGCTGAGGGAGGCGTTTTCGGCACCACGGTGTCCGGCGCGGACGGCGGGGCCGGCAGCCTCCTGCATACTCTGCTGTCCGGTCCGGACGTGGTGACCGGCGGGGCGTTCGGTCCGGAGGCGAGCATTTTCGCCGTGCTGGTCTGCGCCGTGCCGACGGTCTTTTTCCTTCGCTCGGCCGCGCGCCGGGGCCGGATCGTGCCGTTGCGCGGGCGTCAGTCGCGATCGGACACCAGTCCGGTCCGGTAGGCCAGCACCACCGCCTGGACGCGATCGCGCAGGTCGAGTTTGGCCAGGATGCGCGACACGTAGGTCTTCACGGTTTCGATGCTGAGCACCAGTTCTTCCGCGATTTCCGCATTGGACAGTCCGCGGGCGAGCTGGACGAGCACCTCCCGCTCCCTCGGCGTGAGGTGTTCGAGCGGACCGGGACCGGCGGCCGAGGCGGGGCGGATCCGGTCGGCGAACTGCCCGATCAGGGCGCGGGTCACGGTCGGCGCGAGCAGTGCTTCGCCGCGGGCGACCGTGCGCACCGCGTTGACGAGTTCGGCCGGTTGCGCGTCCTTCAGCAGGAAACCGCTCGCCCCGGCGCGCAGCGCGGAGAAGACGTACTCGTCGATGTTGAAGGTGGTCACCACGAGCACCTTCGCCGGATTCGCCGAGCCGGGGCCGACCAGCCGCCGGGTCACCTCGATGCCGTCGAGGAACGGCATCTGGATGTCCATCACGATGACGTCCGGGCGCAGCTTTTCGGCGGCGGCGAGCGCGGCGGGACCGTCTTCGGCCTCGCCGACCACCTCCAGGTCCGGTTGCGCGCCGAAGATCGTCACGTAACCCGCGCGGATCAGCGCTTGGTCCTCGCACACCAGCACCCGCACGCGCTCGGTCATGGCTCTCTCCTCGCTGGAATCCGGGCGTGCACCCGGAAACGGCCGTCCGGTCCGGCCCCGGCGGTGAGTTCGCCGCCGACCTCCCGGACCCGGTCTCGCAGGCCGTCGAGTCCGCGTCCGCCGGACAGCCCGTCGGCGGTTCCCGGCGTGGTGCCTTCGGTCGTCACTTCGAGGTCGACCTCCTCCGGCCGATTGCCGATCCGGACCGTCGTCGGTCGTCCGGTGGCGTATTTGACGGCGTTGGTCAACGCCTCCTGCACCACCCGGTAGGCGGTGAGCCCGGCTTCCGCGGACAGTTCCGGCCGATCTCCTTCTTCGGCGAACTCGATTGGCTGTCCGCCGATCCGGGCCCTGCGCACGAGGTCGGACACCGAACGCAGCGACGGGGGTTCCCGGTCCGGGACCCGCTCGCCGGTCGCTTCGAGCACTCCCAGCAGCGAACGCAGTTCGCGCAGCGCCTCCCGGCCGGACTCGCCGATGCTGCCCAATGCCTCGGTGACCCGCGCCGGAGACTCGACGAGGACCTGAGCGGCGCCGGACTGGACGACCATGGCGGTCACGTGATGGCTCACCACGTCGTGGAGTTCCCGCGCGATCCGGGCGCGTTCGGCCGCCGCGGCGGCGTCGGCTTCGAGCCGCCGTCGCTGGGCTTCCGCGATTCGCCGGCCGCGGACGAGCCCGCCGATGACCGCCGCCGCGGCCAGCGCGGCGTAGAAGACGACCGCGTCGATCGGGCGTTCGGGCGAGCCGCGCAGCCGCAGGACGAGGTAGAACACCGCGTAGACCGCGGAAGCGCCGAGCGCCAGCGGGATCCGGAACCGGCGCTGGTGCGCGCCCGCCGAGTAGAGCGCGAACACCAAGGCGAGGCCGCCGAAAGTCGCGTCGTAGCCCAGGGATTCGTAGCAGGCGAACGACAGGCCGGTCACCGTCAAGCACGCCGCGGGCCAGCGCGTGCGGACGGCGAGCGGCACGGTCATGCCCAAGGTGAGCAGCACCGATCCCGCGTCGGGCGCGCGGGACGGCAGGCCGCCGAAAGTGGTGCCGATCAAGGAAAGCGGCGGCGTGAAAGCCAGAACGGTCACCAGCGCCGCGAGCCATCGGTCGGCTACCGCGGCGTCGCGCACGGCTCTGCTGATCCACTCCGCCGGGCGCGTCGACATGTCCGCAGCCT
The nucleotide sequence above comes from Amycolatopsis sp. AA4. Encoded proteins:
- a CDS encoding sensor histidine kinase, yielding MSTRPAEWISRAVRDAAVADRWLAALVTVLAFTPPLSLIGTTFGGLPSRAPDAGSVLLTLGMTVPLAVRTRWPAACLTVTGLSFACYESLGYDATFGGLALVFALYSAGAHQRRFRIPLALGASAVYAVFYLVLRLRGSPERPIDAVVFYAALAAAAVIGGLVRGRRIAEAQRRRLEADAAAAAERARIARELHDVVSHHVTAMVVQSGAAQVLVESPARVTEALGSIGESGREALRELRSLLGVLEATGERVPDREPPSLRSVSDLVRRARIGGQPIEFAEEGDRPELSAEAGLTAYRVVQEALTNAVKYATGRPTTVRIGNRPEEVDLEVTTEGTTPGTADGLSGGRGLDGLRDRVREVGGELTAGAGPDGRFRVHARIPARREP
- a CDS encoding NADPH-dependent 2,4-dienoyl-CoA reductase, which translates into the protein MTEYPNLLSPLDLGFTTLRNRVLMGSMHTGLEDRASRFPQLAEYYAERARGGVGLIVTGGFAPNRTGWLLPLASKLSTPAEAKQHQLLTSAVHAEGGKIALQILHAGRYAYHPLSVSASSRKAPINPFRPRALTSYGVHRTIRAFADCAALARDAGYDGVEIMGSEGYLINQFLAERTNRRTDAWGGTAEKRRRFAVEIVRRTREKVGPNFIIIYRLSMLDLVEGGQSWGDVVALARDVEAAGATIINTGIGWHEARVPTIVTSVPRGAFTWVTGKLKPHVSVPVVTSNRINLPHVAEQALADGDADLVSMARPLLADPDWIRKAETGRTDEINTCIACNQACLDHAFSRKPVSCMVNPRAGHETTLNLLPARRVKRIAVVGAGPAGLATATALGERGHDVELFEADDEIGGQFGIAQRIPGKEEFAETIRYYTRRLEVTGVKVRLGTRATAADLTGFDEVVLATGVTPRVPALPGIDHPKVLSYVDVVRHGKPVGERVAVIGAGGIGVDVSEFLTHSSSPALDRDAWMAEWGVTDPALAPGGLAKPKPEPSPRQVYLLQRKKSPIGAGLGKTSGWVHRAALRAKGVEKISGVSYDRIDDAGLHLTVDGKPRLLEVDTVVVCAGQESVRELADALGDVPVHLVGGADEARELDAKRAIDQGTRLAAIL
- a CDS encoding response regulator transcription factor, translating into MTERVRVLVCEDQALIRAGYVTIFGAQPDLEVVGEAEDGPAALAAAEKLRPDVIVMDIQMPFLDGIEVTRRLVGPGSANPAKVLVVTTFNIDEYVFSALRAGASGFLLKDAQPAELVNAVRTVARGEALLAPTVTRALIGQFADRIRPASAAGPGPLEHLTPREREVLVQLARGLSNAEIAEELVLSIETVKTYVSRILAKLDLRDRVQAVVLAYRTGLVSDRD
- a CDS encoding CPBP family intramembrane glutamic endopeptidase; amino-acid sequence: MDSQTANPAVGWRKFRFPLLIVAMAALMVAAGALNSALTGLGVLEFAIGVGTAAAALWCYLRLSRVVEQRPVAELSPANARAGVLRGMAIGAAAFVATMLLVLIFGGVDGFSGGSFWGFTATAGLMASVAVTEELLFRGVLFRIVERWLGTWGALALSAILFGVAHLVNPGASLWGALAIAVEAGLMLGAAYVATRTLWLPIGLHFAWNLAEGGVFGTTVSGADGGAGSLLHTLLSGPDVVTGGAFGPEASIFAVLVCAVPTVFFLRSAARRGRIVPLRGRQSRSDTSPVR
- a CDS encoding patatin family protein, with amino-acid sequence MDPVLELLAARIAEGSVPGRRTDGRRLALAVEGGSSRGTYSSGMVLALEELGAALAFDDVYGASAGALNAAWLLCGRSRTGVRTWWNPAVMRRIINPLHTLRGRAVIDLEYLVHQVYSVLEPMDFPAILANPVGFHPLATDADTGESTDLRPFIEDVDGIKTALAASSCMPVLAGPPIAMGGRRFVDAGIAEPLPFRTALAQGATDVLVLRTRREDEHPVPPPRVQDVVVPRFLRRHAPGAIDAWRTQYHRDLEDERQLREDPRLASVRPPAGAPDVVVLERDPAVLRRAVELGRDAVYAALEGLRRAS
- a CDS encoding PadR family transcriptional regulator, whose product is MALEHAILVSLSERSGSGYELARRFEKSIGLFWSASHQQIYRVLKRMEEAGQVAVDVVVQDGRPDKKVYTVAEPGRVELRRWLAEPSPQAGPQELAVKLRGASFGDPEAVAAEITRHRDAHAERLELYHQIEKRDFPAPDRLRGRSLHQYLVLRGGIRVEEGQVEWLEEILTALRADQKDGR
- a CDS encoding antitoxin produces the protein MGINFDELKNKATEALRENSGKLEQGLEKAAEFAKSKVSGHDSQIDGGVDKAKDLLGKVTGKHDEGGEKPEGGGQQ
- a CDS encoding prephenate dehydrogenase — its product is MRDVCVIGLGLIGGSLLRAAAASGRTVWGTTVSEVDADAASRGGYDVTTDAEAALQRAAAADAIVVIAVPLPAVENLLRQVAQHASHCLLTDVVSVKGPMLDAVRRRAPYTRYVGGHPMAGTSHSGWLAGDTMLFRDAAWVVGVEEETDLTAWAEVTRLVLDVGAHAVPLPADSHDETVARISHLPHLFAAILASVGAQGGPLAMSLAAGSFRDGTRVAGSSPDLVRAMTEGNRDALLPIVDDALGRLGAARGSLASTGGLAATINAGHEGALALEAARDAALSGVRIDLTAADAREGLVALGERGGRITGLDGAVALGEVS